One Actinospica robiniae DSM 44927 genomic region harbors:
- a CDS encoding IS4 family transposase: MDQVSLGVLVEAVPRFKVDQALNDEKIRALRSDGKLPPHVTAYLTMAMALFAQDAAEEVATRVTGSLDAFGVWDASWGVPTSSGITQARKRLGPDVLRRVFGYCAEPVAVQDETRGAFACGLRVMAIDGFAMDVPDTPGNAAEFGYSTTGGNPSAFPKVRVVGITECASHCFVDARIGPYTTGEQSLAAPLLARLDRSWLLTADRGFYSFPAFSDAAETGAGLLWRVKADLRLPPLRVLEDGTYVSVVIDREIRGARREAIVRAAEAGEELDPHQARRVRVLQYDVPDRAEPAGTELICLITNLLDPQSAPAETLAYCYHQRWEQESAHDQLETDLRGSGRVLRSKLPDLVYQEVWAYLLVHYAINALICRAATGADIDPDRVSFVKAVRIARRTATGTARFSP, from the coding sequence ATGGATCAGGTTTCTCTCGGGGTGCTGGTCGAGGCGGTGCCGCGGTTCAAGGTGGATCAGGCCTTGAACGACGAGAAGATCAGGGCTCTGCGTTCGGATGGGAAGCTGCCGCCGCATGTGACGGCGTATCTGACGATGGCGATGGCGCTGTTCGCGCAGGATGCCGCGGAGGAGGTGGCGACCAGGGTCACCGGGTCGCTCGACGCGTTCGGGGTGTGGGACGCGTCCTGGGGCGTGCCGACCTCCTCCGGGATCACGCAGGCGCGTAAGCGGCTGGGCCCTGACGTGCTGCGGCGGGTGTTCGGGTACTGTGCCGAGCCGGTGGCGGTTCAGGATGAGACCCGGGGCGCGTTCGCGTGCGGGCTGCGGGTGATGGCGATCGACGGGTTCGCGATGGACGTGCCCGACACGCCGGGCAACGCCGCGGAGTTCGGGTACTCCACGACCGGGGGCAATCCGTCCGCGTTCCCGAAGGTGCGGGTGGTCGGGATCACCGAGTGCGCCAGCCACTGCTTCGTCGACGCGCGTATCGGTCCGTACACCACCGGGGAGCAGAGTCTGGCCGCGCCGCTGCTCGCGCGCCTGGACCGGTCCTGGCTGCTCACGGCGGACCGCGGGTTCTACAGCTTCCCGGCCTTCTCGGACGCGGCCGAGACCGGGGCCGGGCTGCTGTGGCGGGTCAAGGCCGACCTGCGCCTGCCGCCCCTGCGGGTACTCGAGGACGGCACGTACGTGTCCGTGGTGATCGACCGCGAGATCCGCGGCGCACGGCGCGAGGCGATCGTGCGGGCCGCCGAAGCCGGAGAAGAGCTCGACCCGCACCAGGCCCGCCGGGTACGGGTGCTCCAGTACGACGTGCCCGACCGCGCCGAGCCCGCCGGCACGGAACTCATCTGCCTGATCACGAACCTGCTCGACCCGCAGAGCGCGCCGGCCGAGACCCTCGCGTACTGCTACCACCAGCGGTGGGAACAGGAGAGCGCGCACGACCAGCTCGAGACCGACCTGCGCGGCTCCGGGCGCGTCCTACGCTCGAAGCTACCCGACCTCGTCTACCAGGAGGTGTGGGCCTACCTCCTGGTCCACTACGCGATCAACGCGCTGATCTGCCGGGCCGCGACCGGCGCGGACATCGACCCGGACCGCGTCTCCTTCGTCAAAGCCGTGCGCATCGCGCGCCGTACCGCCACCGGTACCGCGCGCTTTTCCCCCTGA